In Chiloscyllium punctatum isolate Juve2018m chromosome 10, sChiPun1.3, whole genome shotgun sequence, a single window of DNA contains:
- the LOC140481768 gene encoding uncharacterized protein: MAEEDEHQGSSQQEQEPSTQPDSSLDSVKRKLPKEQLPRSESESAPDQHETISKSPATADEVNREETEQQEGDGGKALLESDSNSQISEAGVSGKVSDTSSDQAATKVLGQAPEGEDIFEIMISSALNELEMEASDTEEQRRHLKTGDRCKKVILFPEVVVTDRKLGTLGFKMHRYVREQEKAVDKKHHKAKTGSTKGHSQQKATCRYVRKDEPSVERLDSERILNVLHMNNTVRVRGTNPEGVASNTPSKQETQPRDGAEESAQKTSSQEASKKKPTQDD, translated from the exons GAACCTTCAACACAGCCCGATTCTAGTCTGGACTCAGTGAAAAGGAAACTTCCTAAGGAACAGCTTCCCAGATCTGAGAGTGAGTCAGCACCTGATCAACATGAAACAATCTCCAAATCTCCAGCCACAGCTGATGAGGTCAACCGTGAAGAGACTGAGCAACAGGAAGGG GATGGTGGGAAGGCACTGCTGGAGTCCGATAGTAATTCACAAATATCGGAAGCTGGAGTGTCTGGAAAAGTATCTGATACTTCGAGTGATCAAGCTGCAACCAAGGTTCTTGGACAGGCTCCTGAGGGTGAAGACATTTTTGAAATTATGATTTCCTCGGCATTGAATGAACTGGAGATGGAAGCAAGTGATACTGAAGAGCAG AGACGCCATTTGAAAACTGGTGACAGATGTAAAAAAGTGATTTTATTTCCTGAAGTAGTGGTGACAGACCGAAAGCTAGGCACCCTGGGCTTTAAAATGCACAGATATGTACGAGAACAAGAGAAAGCAGTCGATAAAAAACATCACAAAGCGAAGACAGGATCCACAAAGGGGCACTCCCAGCAAAAGGCAACGTGCAGATATGTCCGAAAGGATGAGCCTTCTGTGGAAAGGCTGGATTCGGAACGCATTCTGAATGTGCTCCATATGAATAATACAGTGCGTGTCCGGGGTACTAATCCAGAAGGTGTGGCCAGCAATACACCGAGCAAGCAAGAAACACAGCCACGTGATGGTGCTGAAGAATCAGCCCAGAAGACATCATCACAAGAGGCCTCCAAAAAGAAACCAACCCAAGATGATTGA